From one Coffea eugenioides isolate CCC68of chromosome 11, Ceug_1.0, whole genome shotgun sequence genomic stretch:
- the LOC113753965 gene encoding pentatricopeptide repeat-containing protein At1g59720, chloroplastic/mitochondrial has translation MILAAAPGPPPSVTGAIIPTILSVSSPAHLLHLLTQCTTVSQLKQIHAHALRTTPPQSDPDISRLFKKILQFSSLHDLRYTINVFKRLPDRDSFTWNTLIRAHAHSADHKEQAIMLFYQMLNEENVLPDKYTFPFVLKACAYLFALFEGTQVHGQVLKRGFGSDVYINNSLIHFYASCGCLEYARKVFEEMPDRSVVSWNAMMNAVVEVGELQGALRMFSEMQMLFEPDGYTVQSVIAACAGLGALSLGIWAHVYVLRKCKFDVNLEILVNNSLVDMYGKCGSVNLAVQVFEGMRNRDVNSWNSIILGFAMHGKFEAAIEYFERMVNEGGFVPSSITFLGVLSACNHRGLVDEGRKYFHKMVKEFDIIPVLEHYGCLIDLLSHAGLINEALDTVFSMPMKPDSVIWRSLLDACCKKDAGLELSEEMARHMIECEGSDCSGAYVLLSRLYALANRWNEVGLVRKLMAEKGVNKEPGCSMVEIDGIAHEFFAGDTSHPQTTEIYQHLDVIEEKLTSMGYSPDISQAAMVDEGGDGKGRSLRLHSERLAVAFGLLNQKPGVPIRIFKNLRFCSDCHNVIKLISKIFNVEVIVRDRLRFHHFLDGSCSCMDYW, from the coding sequence ATGATTCTTGCCGCCGCACCCGGTCCGCCACCTTCTGTCACCGGCGCCATCATCCCAACCATCCTTTCGGTCAGCTCCCCTGCCCATCTCCTCCACCTGTTAACCCAATGCACCACCGTTTCTCAGCTCAAACAAATCCATGCTCACGCCCTCCGCACCACTCCCCCACAATCCGACCCAGACATATCCCGCCTCTTTAAAAAAATTCTCCAATTCTCGTCTTTGCATGACCTCAGATACACTATAAACGTGTTTAAACGGCTCCCAGATCGTGACTCGTTCACTTGGAACACTCTTATAAGAGCCCATGCTCATAGTGCAGACCACAAAGAACAAGCAATTATGCTATTTTATCAAATGTTAAACGAGGAAAATGTTTTACCTGACAAGTATACTTTCCCATTTGTGCTAAAAGCTTGTGCGTATTTATTTGCTCTATTCGAAGGCACGCAAGTTCACGGACAGGTTTTGAAACGGGGGTTTGGTTCAGATGTATATATTAACAACAGCTTAATTCATTTTTATGCTTCTTGTGGATGTTTGGAGTATGCGAGGAAAGTGTTCGAGGAAATGCCGGATAGAAGTGTCGTGTCGTGGAATGCTATGATGAATGCTGTAGTTGAGGTGGGGGAATTGCAGGGTGCGTTGAGAATGTTTTCTGAAATGCAGATGCTGTTTGAACCTGATGGATATACGGTACAGAGTGTAATTGCTGCTTGTGCTGGTTTAGGGGCGTTGTCTTTGGGCATTTGGGCTCATGTTTATGTTTTGCGGAAGTGTAAATTTGATGTAAATCTTGAAATTTTAGTAAATAATTCGTTGGTGGATATGTACGGTAAATGTGGATCAGTAAATTTGGCTGTGCAGGTTTTCGAGGGAATGAGGAATCGTGATGTAAATTCATGGAATTCAATTATTCTCGGATTTGCCATGCACGGGAAGTTTGAGGCTGCTATAGAATACTTTGAAAGAATGGTTAATGAGGGTGGATTTGTTCCTAGTTCGATAACATTTCTTGGTGTTTTAAGCGCATGTAATCATAGAGGTTTGGTTGACGAGGGTCGCAAATACTTTCATAAGATGGTTAAGGAGTTTGACATTATCCCTGTTTTGGAACACTATGGTTGTCTTATTGATCTTCTATCTCACGCTGGCCTCATTAACGAAGCACTTGATACTGTATTCAGCATGCCAATGAAACCCGATTCGGTGATTTGGAGGAGTCTTCTTGATGCTTGTTGCAAGAAAGATGCAGGACTAGAGCTTAGTGAAGAAATGGCCAGGCATATGATTGAATGTGAAGGCAGCGATTGCAGTGGTGCGTATGTCTTATTGTCAAGGTTGTATGCCTTAGCTAATCGCTGGAACGAGGTTGGCTTGGTCAGGAAACTGATGGCAGAAAAGGGTGTTAACAAAGAGCCTGGCTGTAGTATGGTCGAAATTGATGGCATTGCTCACGAATTTTTTGCTGGGGATACATCTCATCCTCAAACTACGGAGATTTACCAGCATTTAGATGTGATTGAAGAAAAGTTGACTTCTATGGGTTATAGTCCTGATATTTCACAGGCAGCTATGGTAGATGAAGGTGGTGATGGAAAAGGGCGGTCTCTTCGGTTGCACAGCGAGAGACTAGCGGTTGCATTCGGACTTCTGAACCAAAAACCAGGAGTGCCTATTCGCATATTTAAAAATCTCCGTTTCTGCAGTGACTGCCACAATGTGATCAAGCTAATATCCAAAATTTTCAATGTAGAAGTAATTGTTAGAGATCGTTTAAGGTTCCATCATTTTCTTGATGGGTCGTGTTCTTGCATGGATTATTGGTAA
- the LOC113754099 gene encoding uncharacterized protein LOC113754099 isoform X2: MVMEFFHNTKAVRLRSHLDKYLVADDDQESTRQSRNGGSKKARWLVEVVDRGTSDIIRLKSCHGKYLTASNDPFLLGMTGNRVQQTVPENMKDLRIEWEPVRDGFQVKLRAYGGTYLRANGGTPPWRNSMTHDKPQTGSTYNWILWEVEAVDVPEDEHLNDYLSIVSSFSSVSDELSGLELGSPMSIRSSFNSPRASTTPRKSPLLKITAMELFHNAKAVRLKSAHNKYLTAEEDEESVTQDRNGSSKAARWTVEFVDNAENIIRLKSCYNAYLTASNQPFLLGWTGRKVVQTHPKRLDSSVEWEPIKDGNQVKLKTRYGQFLRANGGLPPWRNSVTHDIPHRTSTQDWILWDVHVVDIVVKSPAPRPPPPLVTHVDSESSSPSTHSSKSASFSRQESGDSLGSSPRKGGEGRLIYYSVADGYGEVDEGVEELCISFKSNGVEELTKRLEEETGLEDIVVCTRSPLNGKLYPLRLQLPPNNATMRVIVAQSSSKVARSFPKPVLSL; encoded by the exons atgGTCATGGAGTTCTTTCATAACACGAAAGCTGTTAGACTCAGAAGTCATCTGGACAAATATTTAGTGGCGGACGATGATCAAGAAAGCACAAGACAGAGCCGGAACGGTGGCTCGAAAAAAGCCCGTTGGCTAGTGGAGGTCGTCGACCGCGGTACTAGTGATATTATTCGCCTCAAAAGTTGCCACGGGAAATATTTGACCGCCTCGAACGACCCTTTTCTTCTGGGGATGACCGGTAACAGAGTCCAACAAACCGTGCCGGAAAACATGAAGGACTTGAGAATTGAATGGGAGCCGGTTAGAGATGGATTTCAGGTGAAGTTAAGGGCCTATGGAGGTACATATTTGCGGGCTAATGGAGGCACTCCGCCATGGAGAAACTCGATGACTCACGATAAACCTCAGACGGGTTCAACTTATAATTGGATTCTGTGGGAGGTGGAGGCTGTAGATGTCCCGGAAGATGAGCATCTTAATGATTACTTGTCGATTGTTTCGAGTTTTTCATCTGTCTCTGATGAACTCTCCGGCTTGGAGCTCGGGTCCCCCATGTCAATACGTTCTAGTTTTAACTCTCCAAGAGCATCTACAACTCCAAGAAAG AGTCCTCTGCTGAAGATTACAGCGATGGAACTCTTTCACAACGCCAAGGCAGTGCGGCTGAAGAGCGCGCACAACAAGTACTTGACAGCTGAAGAAGACGAAGAATCAGTTACTCAAGACCGTAACGGCTCATCCAAGGCGGCGAGGTGGACGGTTGAGTTTGTCGATAACGCAGAGAATATTATCCGTTTAAAGAGCTGTTACAACGCGTACTTAACCGCCTCTAACCAGCCCTTTTTGTTGGGATGGACGGGGCGTAAGGTGGTTCAAACGCACCCCAAGCGGCTTGATTCCTCGGTTGAGTGGGAACCCATTAAGGATGGGAATCAAGTGAAGCTGAAAACGAGGTATGGGCAGTTCTTGAGAGCTAATGGTGGGCTGCCCCCTTGGAGAAATTCGGTTACTCATGATATTCCTCATCGTACTTCTACTCAAGATTGGATTTTGTGGGATGTTCATGTCGTCGATATTGTGGTTAAGTCTCCCGCTCCTAGACCTCCTCCGCCTTTGGTAACTCATGTGGATTCCGAATCGTCTTCTCCCTCCACACATTCCTCCAAATCTGCAAGCTTTTCTAGACAAGAG TCTGGTGATTCTTTGGGAAGTTCGCCACGTAAGGGAGGTGAAGGCAGGTTGATATATTATAGTGTTGCTGATGGATATGGAGAAGTTGACGAGGGAGTGGAGGAGCTTTGTATCTCGTTCAAAAGCAATGGCGTGGAGGAGTTGACAAAAAGATTGGAAGAAGAGACCGGGCTTGAGGATATTGTGGTGTGTACAAGGAGTCCGTTGAATGGGAAGCTTTATCCTCTTCGTTTGCAGCTTCCTCCAAATAATGCAACTATGCGCGTCATTGTAGCCCAATCCTCATCCAAAG TGGCTAGAAGTTTCCCAAAACCAGTCCTGTCATTGTAG
- the LOC113754099 gene encoding uncharacterized protein LOC113754099 isoform X1: MVMEFFHNTKAVRLRSHLDKYLVADDDQESTRQSRNGGSKKARWLVEVVDRGTSDIIRLKSCHGKYLTASNDPFLLGMTGNRVQQTVPENMKDLRIEWEPVRDGFQVKLRAYGGTYLRANGGTPPWRNSMTHDKPQTGSTYNWILWEVEAVDVPEDEHLNDYLSIVSSFSSVSDELSGLELGSPMSIRSSFNSPRASTTPRKSPLLKITAMELFHNAKAVRLKSAHNKYLTAEEDEESVTQDRNGSSKAARWTVEFVDNAENIIRLKSCYNAYLTASNQPFLLGWTGRKVVQTHPKRLDSSVEWEPIKDGNQVKLKTRYGQFLRANGGLPPWRNSVTHDIPHRTSTQDWILWDVHVVDIVVKSPAPRPPPPLVTHVDSESSSPSTHSSKSASFSRQESGDSLGSSPRKGGEGRLIYYSVADGYGEVDEGVEELCISFKSNGVEELTKRLEEETGLEDIVVCTRSPLNGKLYPLRLQLPPNNATMRVIVAQSSSKAVARSFPKPVLSL, translated from the exons atgGTCATGGAGTTCTTTCATAACACGAAAGCTGTTAGACTCAGAAGTCATCTGGACAAATATTTAGTGGCGGACGATGATCAAGAAAGCACAAGACAGAGCCGGAACGGTGGCTCGAAAAAAGCCCGTTGGCTAGTGGAGGTCGTCGACCGCGGTACTAGTGATATTATTCGCCTCAAAAGTTGCCACGGGAAATATTTGACCGCCTCGAACGACCCTTTTCTTCTGGGGATGACCGGTAACAGAGTCCAACAAACCGTGCCGGAAAACATGAAGGACTTGAGAATTGAATGGGAGCCGGTTAGAGATGGATTTCAGGTGAAGTTAAGGGCCTATGGAGGTACATATTTGCGGGCTAATGGAGGCACTCCGCCATGGAGAAACTCGATGACTCACGATAAACCTCAGACGGGTTCAACTTATAATTGGATTCTGTGGGAGGTGGAGGCTGTAGATGTCCCGGAAGATGAGCATCTTAATGATTACTTGTCGATTGTTTCGAGTTTTTCATCTGTCTCTGATGAACTCTCCGGCTTGGAGCTCGGGTCCCCCATGTCAATACGTTCTAGTTTTAACTCTCCAAGAGCATCTACAACTCCAAGAAAG AGTCCTCTGCTGAAGATTACAGCGATGGAACTCTTTCACAACGCCAAGGCAGTGCGGCTGAAGAGCGCGCACAACAAGTACTTGACAGCTGAAGAAGACGAAGAATCAGTTACTCAAGACCGTAACGGCTCATCCAAGGCGGCGAGGTGGACGGTTGAGTTTGTCGATAACGCAGAGAATATTATCCGTTTAAAGAGCTGTTACAACGCGTACTTAACCGCCTCTAACCAGCCCTTTTTGTTGGGATGGACGGGGCGTAAGGTGGTTCAAACGCACCCCAAGCGGCTTGATTCCTCGGTTGAGTGGGAACCCATTAAGGATGGGAATCAAGTGAAGCTGAAAACGAGGTATGGGCAGTTCTTGAGAGCTAATGGTGGGCTGCCCCCTTGGAGAAATTCGGTTACTCATGATATTCCTCATCGTACTTCTACTCAAGATTGGATTTTGTGGGATGTTCATGTCGTCGATATTGTGGTTAAGTCTCCCGCTCCTAGACCTCCTCCGCCTTTGGTAACTCATGTGGATTCCGAATCGTCTTCTCCCTCCACACATTCCTCCAAATCTGCAAGCTTTTCTAGACAAGAG TCTGGTGATTCTTTGGGAAGTTCGCCACGTAAGGGAGGTGAAGGCAGGTTGATATATTATAGTGTTGCTGATGGATATGGAGAAGTTGACGAGGGAGTGGAGGAGCTTTGTATCTCGTTCAAAAGCAATGGCGTGGAGGAGTTGACAAAAAGATTGGAAGAAGAGACCGGGCTTGAGGATATTGTGGTGTGTACAAGGAGTCCGTTGAATGGGAAGCTTTATCCTCTTCGTTTGCAGCTTCCTCCAAATAATGCAACTATGCGCGTCATTGTAGCCCAATCCTCATCCAAAG CAGTGGCTAGAAGTTTCCCAAAACCAGTCCTGTCATTGTAG